The Bacteroidota bacterium genomic sequence GTAATAACCTGTAGCATGGATAAAAGAGAAAACAATCCCATTCCACCTGCCGATGCTGAGTTAAAAGAATATATTATTTTACTTGAATCCACCATTAAGCAATATCAGAAAGACATTGCTTTTTACGAAACCGAGAGAAAACGATGGGTTCAGTTAAAAAATATTTATCGTATTTCCAATCATGTTAACATACTGGTTACACGTATTGATGAACAACATGAACTTTTCCAGAAAATATGTGACAATATAGTTGAGTTCGGGGTTTTCCGGATGGCTATGATCGGTATATGTGATTGGGAAAAATTGGTGGTAACGCCCATAGTTTTCAGCGGATATGAAGAAGGTTATTTATCCCTGACACAATTCACCCTGGATGATTCTCCTGCAGGAAATGTGCCTCTTTCACTGGCGGTAAAAACTGCTTCTCCTCAGGTTGTAAACGATCTTCAGGCTAAGGATATTCCCTGGCACGATGAAATTGTCAAAAGGGGTTATTTCTCCGGCGCGGCATTCCCTATATTCGTCGATGGTCAGGTTGTTGGCGTTTTGGGCGTTTATGCTACTGAAAAAGATTATTTCAAGGAAGATGAAATTTATTTATTTGAGGTCATTACCCAGTACATTGGTTATGGAATGGAGAAAGTCAGGGAAGAAAAGCTTCGCAAGCAGGCTGAAGAAGAACTCAGACTTTCCCAGCAAAAATTTTATGTTGCCTTTCAATCCAGCCCGGATTTAGTGACCATCTCCACCTTAAAAGACGGCCGTTTTTTTGAAGTAAATGATGCCTTTGTACAGGTAATGGGGTATTCGAGGGAGGAAATTATTGGGAACGATTCAATGGCTATTAATTTATGGGTTGATCGCAGGGAGAGAAAAAAACTGATTGATGAACTTAGGGGGAAGGGGGTTATTAAAAACCGTGAAGTTCAGTTTCGAATCAAGTCTGGAGAAATACGTACTTTCCTTATTTCTTCAGACATCATACGGATCAATGAAGAAGATTGCATTATTTTAATATCCAGGGATATCACTGAACGTCAACAGGCTGTTGAAGAAATTAAAACCTATGCTCATGAAATGAGCATTATCAATAAAATTATTACGGCCTGTACCAGTGCTTCCGATCTTGTGACAAACCTTCATAATGTGTTGAATGAAGCCTTAAATGCCACACAATTAACCTGTGGCGGCATTTGTCTGATGGATCCTGATCATTACCTGAAGTTAATGACCGATATCAACGTTTCAGATAGAATAAAAAATCTCTATAAGGTAAAAGGGATTAAAACAGGAGAGGGACTTTGCGGTCATTGTGCTTTAGAAAAGAAATCCTTAATCCTGGGCAATCGGGAAGCTATTGCACAGTACGCTTCTTATGAACTATTAAGGAATGAAGATATCCAATTTTATGCGGCTTTCCCTTTAATCATACAGGACGAATGTGTGGGAGTCATGTTTTTATACACCTATGGACAGGAAAAGCCTAATGAAAGGAGCCTAAGACTGATAGAAACCGTTTGTCTTCAGATTGCCATTACCATTCAAAATTCCTTGCTGCATCAAGAAGTTTTGCGAAATAATGAAACACTGGAAGAAAAAGTGTTGCAAAGAACTAAAGAACTGGAAACTGCTAATAAAGAACTTGAATCATTTTCTTATTCTGTTTCTCATGATTTGCGTGCTCCCCTTAGAGGAATCAATGGTTTCAGCAAGATACTCCTGGAGGATTATATCTCTTCCCTGGATGAAATAGCTCAGGAATATTTACAGCGAATCATAAAGGCAACCGAGAGAATGGAACAGCTGATCGGTGATCTGCTTAATCTTTCACGGATTATCAGAAGCGAAATCTCCCTGAAGGAAATAGATATGGAGTTATTAGCTAAGGAACTGATGAATGAAATCTTGAATTCTTTGACCTCAGAGAGAAAAATAAATTTTACGGTGAAGGGTGATTTAAAAGTACATGCTGATGAAGGTTTGATCAAAATAGCTTTATATAATTTGCTGAATAATGCTGTAAAATTTACGGGGAATCATCCTGAAGCAAATATTGAATTAGGCGTTGAACAGCAGGATGGCCGGAAAGTATATTATGTCCGTGATGATGGCGCAGGCTTCGATATGAGTTATGCTTCCAGGCTTTTTACTCCTTTCCAGCGTTTGCACAGTGAACAGCAATTTAAGGGAAGCGGAATAGGCCTGGCAACCGTAAACCGTATCATCAGCAGGCATGGTGGTGAAATCTGGGCAGTAAGCAATGTGGAAGAAGGAGCTACCTTCTATTTTACCCTGTCGGCAAGGTGATTGTCCTTAGAAAATAAGCTGCAATCCTACCCTAAGGCCAAAACGTTGAATTTCAGGGTGATTCAGATAGGAAAAGCGCCAGATGGCATCAATCCT encodes the following:
- a CDS encoding GAF domain-containing protein; translation: MDKRENNPIPPADAELKEYIILLESTIKQYQKDIAFYETERKRWVQLKNIYRISNHVNILVTRIDEQHELFQKICDNIVEFGVFRMAMIGICDWEKLVVTPIVFSGYEEGYLSLTQFTLDDSPAGNVPLSLAVKTASPQVVNDLQAKDIPWHDEIVKRGYFSGAAFPIFVDGQVVGVLGVYATEKDYFKEDEIYLFEVITQYIGYGMEKVREEKLRKQAEEELRLSQQKFYVAFQSSPDLVTISTLKDGRFFEVNDAFVQVMGYSREEIIGNDSMAINLWVDRRERKKLIDELRGKGVIKNREVQFRIKSGEIRTFLISSDIIRINEEDCIILISRDITERQQAVEEIKTYAHEMSIINKIITACTSASDLVTNLHNVLNEALNATQLTCGGICLMDPDHYLKLMTDINVSDRIKNLYKVKGIKTGEGLCGHCALEKKSLILGNREAIAQYASYELLRNEDIQFYAAFPLIIQDECVGVMFLYTYGQEKPNERSLRLIETVCLQIAITIQNSLLHQEVLRNNETLEEKVLQRTKELETANKELESFSYSVSHDLRAPLRGINGFSKILLEDYISSLDEIAQEYLQRIIKATERMEQLIGDLLNLSRIIRSEISLKEIDMELLAKELMNEILNSLTSERKINFTVKGDLKVHADEGLIKIALYNLLNNAVKFTGNHPEANIELGVEQQDGRKVYYVRDDGAGFDMSYASRLFTPFQRLHSEQQFKGSGIGLATVNRIISRHGGEIWAVSNVEEGATFYFTLSAR